A genomic window from Gemmatimonadota bacterium includes:
- a CDS encoding DUF3320 domain-containing protein, with the protein MHSPEPSPPTRLDTDNGFRLGPELPEELPLLPSGSFRTAAPGHPSSAPVDPGSRADPDRFFDDDYTEVLREIIGEIVEQEGPITLRALAQRVAHRHGWRRTGRRVQERVHVNLASVEHHSEFGIVFAWAPGSHADRVPYRGLRDRAIRSVSRTEIASVIDRHFRELSEAEDFVLGLSRLLGIARLSQDDRAYLEECARWRALGVAGYPEGDDHGP; encoded by the coding sequence GTGCATTCTCCGGAGCCGTCTCCGCCGACGCGGTTGGACACGGACAACGGCTTCCGGCTGGGCCCGGAACTGCCGGAGGAGCTGCCGCTTCTCCCCTCGGGCTCGTTTCGCACCGCGGCGCCGGGCCACCCGTCGTCCGCACCTGTTGACCCCGGCTCCAGGGCCGATCCCGATCGGTTCTTCGACGACGACTACACCGAGGTGCTGCGAGAGATCATCGGGGAGATCGTCGAGCAGGAGGGGCCGATAACCCTGCGGGCGCTCGCGCAGCGGGTCGCCCACAGGCACGGGTGGCGACGAACCGGAAGGCGAGTCCAGGAACGTGTGCACGTCAACCTCGCGTCGGTGGAGCACCACTCCGAGTTCGGAATTGTCTTCGCGTGGGCACCAGGAAGCCACGCCGACCGCGTGCCGTACCGGGGACTGCGCGATCGGGCCATACGAAGCGTGTCCCGCACGGAAATTGCTTCGGTCATCGATCGGCATTTCCGCGAGCTGTCGGAGGCAGAGGACTTTGTTCTCGGATTGTCGCGTCTGTTGGGCATTGCGCGCCTAAGCCAAGACGACCGCGCCTATCTCGAGGAATGCGCGCGCTGGCGGGCGCTGGGCGTTGCCGGGTACCCGGAAGGGGATGACCATGGTCCTTAG